DNA from Ziziphus jujuba cultivar Dongzao chromosome 2, ASM3175591v1:
CGCCGACGTTTACTACGCACGTCGTCTTTCCAAGAACCACCTTCTTAACTTTGATTCCTATTTCACTCTGCGCCGCTACCTCCCCACTGTCTCTTGGATTTCTCGAGCTTTTCGAGTCACCGAAGATGAAATAATCGATGCCGCAGGACTTGATGCTCTTGTTGTAATCAGATTCTTCAAGTTTGGGTTagccatcttttttttttttttttttggttaaatttccCAAAcgggtttgttttattttgttttcgaaATGTGTTTTCTGGAaatgttttcattaatttaaaGCACGTGTTAATTCATTTGCAGTATCAAATTCTTTGTGGTTTGCTCTGTAGTTGGATTGTTAATACTTCTTCCAACTAATTATGATGGTCAAGAACGACCATCTAGGACCAATCATTCCATGGATTCTTTTGCTATATCCAACATTAAGAGTGGTTCTAACAGGTATTTTACTCTTCATTTcctataaatattgtatatatatatatatatatataatattactggTTTTAGAGCTTAATTTTGTGACAGAGTTAATTTCTTGTTAATGGCACAGGCTTTGGGtacatttttcttgtttatgtTTTGTATCTCTCTATGGATTATATCTACTATATAAGGTAATAATAATGTTACACTTTTTGATAGCGACCATGTATTTGAGATTGAGTCTCTGATGGAGCAGAGGTGGAATTAGTgatgttaataatttttatgatcTTCAGGAGTATAAAGTGATTTTGGCTTTAAGGATTCAACAGCTTCGGCGAGTTAGGCATCGACCTGAACAGTTTACTGTTCTTGTCCGAGAAATTCCATTCTGTGTCGAGCACAAGGCTCGTGCTTGTTGTGTCGATCATTTCTTCCTTAAACACCTTCCATTTACATACCACTCGTATCAGATTTTATATGATGGAAAAGATCTTGAGGAGTTATTGGTAGGACTTGAGATATGCTTACAAAAAACCACccaatttctaatatatatgcTTGTTAAGTGAAATACATTTTTATGTTATAGTTTTATCTTTTGCTTACAGAGAGTTCTATATATATGCAGAGACAGGCAAAGGTGATTGCAAAAAACATAGAGGACTTAAGTCAGGGTGGTGCTGGGGTTGAGAAACACAAAAGAGAAGCTTCACTCTTGGATCAATCTGAAAAGGATGTTGCAAAACTATCTTTGCAGCAGGAAAAGCTTGAAGAACTTCGACTCAAGATTCAACAATTACAGTGTGAACATATGCTGAAAGAAAAGGTCATTTTCTATCTTGACCAAATTTTGGGACtaaaatttttcaagtttttttatATGGCACTGAAACTTCTGAAACCAATTTAAGATCTGTTTAGTCAGAGAAATTTCACATCTTGAATCCTTCTAACTAGAAATTAGCAAACAAATTAAAGGAGATATATATACCACGGTTTGTGATACTTATCCCTGTTGTTTTCTTGCTTAAGCAAATAGATTTTCCTGTCTCTTTAGGTCTTGAAATGTAAAAACTCTATGGTTTTTGTGGTCTATTGAACGTGTAGTGacaatatgtatgtatatatatatatatatatgtagattctCCTGAGTCTCTTTTATGTATTTGTAGGAGTTATTGAATGTTtagtgacaatatatatatatatatatatacatgtagatTTTCCTGAGTCTCTTTTATGTATTTGTAGGAGTTGCCTGTTGCATTTGTTACATTCAAGTCTCGGTTGGATGCTGCACTAGTTTCCCAATCTCAGCAGCACTCACATCCACTTATTTGGATCACTGAAATGGCTCCAGAACCAAGGGATGTATCATGGAGAAATTTGACAATTCCATACAGAATATTGCCGCTTTGCAATCTTGTTGTCGTTCTTGCAGCAGCCTTTCTTACACTTTTCTTTGCTATTCCAGTCACCGCGGTTCAAGGGATAGCTAAATtcgaaaaattaaagaaatggtTTCCCCCAGCCATGGCCGTGCAGTTGATGTATGCACTTCTTTTCCTGTTCTCTTTCGTTTCTTTCTTTGGTTTTGAGAATAGTTATTAATGATTCATTGATGTGGAATTAAGTCCTAAATAGCATATCAACTGTATAATGTACAGACCAGGATTAAGGTCTATTGTAACAGGGTATCTTCCAAGTTTCATTCTTAATGGGTTTATCTACCTTGTTCCTTTTGCAATCCTTGGAATGGCTAAACTAGCTGGCTGTTCCTCCAAGAGCAAGGAGGAGATAAAAGCTTGCAATATGGTCTTCTATTTTCTGGTGGGAAATGTGTTCTTTCTGAGCTTAATATCGGGTTCTTTACTCGACGAGATTGGGGAATATCTTAGTCATCCTAGAAATATCCCTGCTCACCTAGCCAGCGCTGTCTCTGCTCAAGTAAGTTGGTTTTCTTGGTTGCTTTTCTTAAGCTTTtagttaattttgttttctgggtttgattttttgtgttgtttttctttttttttttttttttctttttttttttgaatgagaCAGGCAGATTTCTTTGTGACATATATACTGACAAATGGGCTATTAGGGTTTTCATTAGAGATTCTTCAACCAGGGTTACTTTCGTGGAAAGCTATAAAGTCTTGTTGTAGATATGGGCGTGGAAAGGAAAAAGACCCTTTTCTCTTTTCATTGCCTTACTATAGAGTAATTCCTTTGGTTGCTCTGTCAGTACTGATTGGTATGGTATATGCAATTGTTGCACCACTGCTGCTCCCATTTCTTGTCGGCTATTTCTGTCTAGGCTATGCTGTGTATATCAACCAGGTTGAAAACTTTCTCTACTCTTCAGATCCTTCCAGTTTTATTGTATGCTTTTGACAATTAATTTGTCTGGTGCTGCTTTatcaagaa
Protein-coding regions in this window:
- the LOC107417900 gene encoding CSC1-like protein At3g54510 isoform X2 is translated as MNPESLVASAAINIGLALVLLSLFSILKKQPSNADVYYARRLSKNHLLNFDSYFTLRRYLPTVSWISRAFRVTEDEIIDAAGLDALVVIRFFKFGIKFFVVCSVVGLLILLPTNYDGQERPSRTNHSMDSFAISNIKSGSNRLWVHFSCLCFVSLYGLYLLYKEYKVILALRIQQLRRVRHRPEQFTVLVREIPFCVEHKARACCVDHFFLKHLPFTYHSYQILYDGKDLEELLRQAKVIAKNIEDLSQGGAGVEKHKREASLLDQSEKDVAKLSLQQEKLEELRLKIQQLQCEHMLKEKELPVAFVTFKSRLDAALVSQSQQHSHPLIWITEMAPEPRDVSWRNLTIPYRILPLCNLVVVLAAAFLTLFFAIPVTAVQGIAKFEKLKKWFPPAMAVQLIPGLRSIVTGYLPSFILNGFIYLVPFAILGMAKLAGCSSKSKEEIKACNMVFYFLVGNVFFLSLISGSLLDEIGEYLSHPRNIPAHLASAVSAQIEDVYDTVYETCGQYWPYIHHHILVAVILMQITMIGLFGLKAKPAASISTIPLLILTVLFNEYCKIRFLPTFYNYSIQNAKENDDLDEKNNHLEINIENASSAYCPPCLQPWNFMESVSSSTDPLVSSQDLKINDLSP
- the LOC107417900 gene encoding CSC1-like protein At3g54510 isoform X1, giving the protein MNPESLVASAAINIGLALVLLSLFSILKKQPSNADVYYARRLSKNHLLNFDSYFTLRRYLPTVSWISRAFRVTEDEIIDAAGLDALVVIRFFKFGIKFFVVCSVVGLLILLPTNYDGQERPSRTNHSMDSFAISNIKSGSNRLWVHFSCLCFVSLYGLYLLYKEYKVILALRIQQLRRVRHRPEQFTVLVREIPFCVEHKARACCVDHFFLKHLPFTYHSYQILYDGKDLEELLRQAKVIAKNIEDLSQGGAGVEKHKREASLLDQSEKDVAKLSLQQEKLEELRLKIQQLQCEHMLKEKELPVAFVTFKSRLDAALVSQSQQHSHPLIWITEMAPEPRDVSWRNLTIPYRILPLCNLVVVLAAAFLTLFFAIPVTAVQGIAKFEKLKKWFPPAMAVQLIPGLRSIVTGYLPSFILNGFIYLVPFAILGMAKLAGCSSKSKEEIKACNMVFYFLVGNVFFLSLISGSLLDEIGEYLSHPRNIPAHLASAVSAQADFFVTYILTNGLLGFSLEILQPGLLSWKAIKSCCRYGRGKEKDPFLFSLPYYRVIPLVALSVLIGMVYAIVAPLLLPFLVGYFCLGYAVYINQIEDVYDTVYETCGQYWPYIHHHILVAVILMQITMIGLFGLKAKPAASISTIPLLILTVLFNEYCKIRFLPTFYNYSIQNAKENDDLDEKNNHLEINIENASSAYCPPCLQPWNFMESVSSSTDPLVSSQDLKINDLSP
- the LOC107417900 gene encoding CSC1-like protein At3g54510 isoform X3 is translated as MDSFAISNIKSGSNRLWVHFSCLCFVSLYGLYLLYKEYKVILALRIQQLRRVRHRPEQFTVLVREIPFCVEHKARACCVDHFFLKHLPFTYHSYQILYDGKDLEELLRQAKVIAKNIEDLSQGGAGVEKHKREASLLDQSEKDVAKLSLQQEKLEELRLKIQQLQCEHMLKEKELPVAFVTFKSRLDAALVSQSQQHSHPLIWITEMAPEPRDVSWRNLTIPYRILPLCNLVVVLAAAFLTLFFAIPVTAVQGIAKFEKLKKWFPPAMAVQLIPGLRSIVTGYLPSFILNGFIYLVPFAILGMAKLAGCSSKSKEEIKACNMVFYFLVGNVFFLSLISGSLLDEIGEYLSHPRNIPAHLASAVSAQADFFVTYILTNGLLGFSLEILQPGLLSWKAIKSCCRYGRGKEKDPFLFSLPYYRVIPLVALSVLIGMVYAIVAPLLLPFLVGYFCLGYAVYINQIEDVYDTVYETCGQYWPYIHHHILVAVILMQITMIGLFGLKAKPAASISTIPLLILTVLFNEYCKIRFLPTFYNYSIQNAKENDDLDEKNNHLEINIENASSAYCPPCLQPWNFMESVSSSTDPLVSSQDLKINDLSP